A window of Halomicrobium zhouii genomic DNA:
CGAGTAGTGAAACCGCGACGCTACGCGCCGCGGTATGCTAGTTCTTCAGCAGCACTTCTCGATCCGCCTTGGATGCGTTTTTGGTCGTCGCGCGAACACCGGTTGGTATGCAAGAAACGCGGCGACGCGTCCTCGAGGCCCTCGCCGACGGGCCCGTCACCGGGCCCGAACTGGCCGACTCTCTGGACGTCTCCCGGGCTGCGGTGTGGAAACACGTCGAGGCGCTCCGCGAGGTCGGATTCACGATCGCGAGCGACGACGACGGCTACGTCCTCGACGGCGTCCCCGAGTTCGGCGCCGAGGCCGTGGAGTTCGGCCTCGACGCGCCGTTCGAGGTCGAGTACCACGACAGCATCGACAGCACGAACCGGCGAGCCAGGGAACTGGCGCAGGACGACGCCGGTGACGTGGTCGTCCTCGCCGACGAGCAGACCGGCGGGAAGGGCCGACTGGATCGGGCGTGGTCGTCGCCGAGCGGCGGCATCTGGCTCAGCCTGGTCCTCCGGCCGGAGGTTCCGGCCGCCCACGTTCCCGCCTTCACGCTCGCCACCGCCGTCGCGGTCACGCGCGCCGCTCGCGAGGCGGGCGTCGACGCGCGGATCAAGTGGCCCAACGACGTCGTCGTGGGGGACGGGGTCGGCCCGGAGGGGCGACCGAACGGAGACGGCGAAGCCGTCGACGAGGAACTGAAACTCGCGGGAATTCTCACCGAAACGCAGGGCGAGGCCGACCGGGTCTCGTGGGTGGTCGTCGGCGTCGGAATCAACGCCAACGTCGACGTGGCAGACCTCCCGGCGGAGCGGGGCGTCACGAGCCTCAGGCAGGAGGTCGGCGACGTCGACCGCCGGGTGTTCACCCAGCGGGTGCTCGAAGCGCTCGACGAGTTGCGAGACGACCTCCCCGGTGCAGTTGAGGAGTGGACCGAGTACGCGTCGACGCTGGGCAAGCGCGTCCGCGTGGAGACGCCGGGTGGGACCGTCGAGGGCGAGGCTGTCGACGTCGAGTTCCCCGGCGCGCTGGTTATCGACACCGGCGACGAACGGGTCACCGTCACCGCCGGCGACTGCGAACATCTGCGGCCGGTGTGACCCGCACTAGGCGCTCAGTGCTCGACTTCCTGAACTGACGGCTCTCCGGCCGATTTTGGCTCCGTCTCCGCGTCGACGCGGACGGTAACGACGGGCACCGACGACCGGCGGACGACGTGCTCGGCGACGCTGCCCAGCAACAGGCGGTTCAGTCCGCCGCGGCCGTGGGTCCCCATCACGACGACGTCACAGTCGGCCTCGTCGGCGCAATCGACGATCTGTGCCGCGGGCGCGCCCTCGGTGATCGTCTGGTCAACGTCGACGCCCTCGGGCATGCGACGCTGTGCTTCCTCCACGGCCGCCTCCCCCTCTTCCTGCATCAGCCCGTGGATGCCGTCGAGCGACGCGTCCATCGGCATCGTCGTCAGGCTCGCCGTGTCGACGACGTAGAGCGCGTGGACCGACGCGTCGTGGATCCGGGCGAGTTCGCCCGCGTGGTCTATCACCCGCGTCATGCCCGCGGAGCCGTCCGTCGGGAGCAGTATGCGGTCGTACATCGTCCTATGCTAACAAGTTTCGTAGGGGAGCGGTTAAGCGTTGTCGGGGGTGACGACGCGTTCCACGTCCGAGACGCCGGCGCGACGGACGACCGCGCGGACGACTTCGCGCGCGCCGGCGAGGTTGTGGGAGTCGCCGTCGAGCACGAGCAGGCGGGCGTCCCGTCCCTCCTCGACGAGGCCGCAGTTCAGGCCCGCCATTTCTGCCCCGTTGACGGTCGCCATCCGCAGGACTTCGGCGGCAGGGACGTCGGCGACCTTCGCGGTGAACTCCATCTCGCGGAACATCGACGGGCTGTTGAGGAAGACGTTGTCCGTCCCCAGCGCCACCGTCGTCCGTTCGGCGAGTTCGGCGATGGGTGGCATCCCGACCCCGGTCACGAGGTTCGAACGCGGGCAGACGGCGACCGGGATCTCGCTGTCCGCGACGCGGTCGAGGTGGACGTCGTCGGCGTACACCATGTGGACCAGGAAGTCCGGGTCCAGGTCCAGCGCGGGGTTGATGTCCGACGGGTCGACCTCGCCAGCGTGGATGCCGAACAGTTTCCCCGCTTCAGCAGTCGCCTTGCGCTCTCGGCCGAACTCGGCGTCGTTCGCGCCGCTGGCGCCGAAGCCGTCGCTGGCCTCCATCGCATCGACGGTCTCGCGTCCGAGGACGACTGCCGCCAGGTTCGACCCGGAGAGGGCGTCCTCGATAGCCCGGACGCCGTCGACGCCGCCCTCGCGGAACTCGACGAACGCGCCCGTCCCGGATTGCTCCATGAACGCGAACGACCGTTCCATCGCCGCGACAAGTTCCTCGTGGCTCGCCTCCCGGAGCAGCCGGTGCTTGAGGCCGTCCGGCGGCGCCACGAGTTCTTCGAGTGAGAGCCCGCCGCCGGCTTCCTTCGCGATGGAGTCACCGACGTGGGTGTGTGCGTTGACGAACGCCGGCAGAATGATCTGATCACTATCGACGTCGGCAGCCTCGACGGCCGTGATCTCGCCGTCCTCGACGACGACGCGTCCCTCGATCGGTTCGAACGACCGACCGCGCAGGATCGTGCCTTCGAGTTCCAGTACTTCGCCTTCGGAGTCCATACTCGAGTGTTCCATTGCAGTCAGTTGAACTCGTCGAGAGTCGCGTGGATGCCGGGCCTGACGTCTCGCACGCGAGCGCCGTCGAGTTCCAGCCCGAGCACGCGGATCGCCGCGTCACCGACCCGGTCGGCGACGTCCGGCGGCGCGTACACCCCGAGACGCCACTGGTCGTGCTGGGCGGCCCGGAGCGCGCTCACGAGCGTCGACTGTTCCGCGAGCGGGCGGACCTGTCCGTTGACGACGACGCGGCTCGTCGACTCCGTCATCGACGGTTCGTCCGGGACGTCGAGGACGACGTGTTCGGGGTCGACGTTGGCCGCGTCCGCCACCTCACGCTCCAGCGACCGCACGCGCTCGTGGTCGCTTTCGAGCAGCGGGTCCGGGACGGCGTCCATCTCGGCCCAGACGGAGCGCTTGTAGAGGGTTCGCCGGCTCAGTCGGCCGGCGAGTTCGGCCGTCGCCTGGCAGTCCCGGAGCGCGACGAGGAGGTCGCTGTCGTCCCAGCGGCGGAGTTCCGATGCGTCGGTCCGGGTCTCGGCGAGCAACCGCTCCGTCGCCCGTCGCAGCATCGATTTCGCGATGCGCGCGACGTGGTGCTGGTAGACAGTGGGGTTCATCAGCGCGCGTGCGAGCAGGAGCGACTCGGCCGTCTGGACGTTCCCCTCGTCGAGGACCAGGTCACCGTCGACGAAGCGGAGTTCACGCACCAGCCGCTCGTGGTCGATGGTCCCGTAAGGAACGCCGGTGTGGTGAGCGTCCCGGACCAGGTAGTCCATCCGGTCGACGTCGAGTTCCCCGGAGACCAGCTGGCCGAGCTCGCCCTCGCCCGCGACCAGGCCGGCGACGCTGTCGGGGTTGAGGCCGTGCTCGGAGAGGACGCGGGCGACGTCGCCCGTCCCGAGCAGTTCGTCGACGTCGTCGTGGTACAGCCCCGTCTCGCGGTAGACGAGCTCCTCGATGTTGTGACTGTACGGCGAGTGGCCGACGTCGTGGAGGATGGCCGCCGCGCGGACGCGTTCGGCCTGCTGTCCCTCGATGCCCAGGTGTGAGAGCGCCTGGTCGGCGAGGTAGTACACCCCCAGCGAGTGCTCGAAGCGCGTGTGATTGGCCGACGGATAGACGAGTGTCACCGTCCCCAGTTGCTTGACGTGGCGTAACCGCTGGACGGGTGCCGTATCGAGCAGCGCCTCCGCGACCCCATCGAGTTCGATGTGGTCGTGCACGCTGTCCTTTATCGTGGTCATGGCTGCTCCTTGGCGCCGTCTCGCTTTAAAATGCGTTCCTCGATGGGCCCGTGACAACTGGCCCCCTGACCGCCCGGCCCCCTGGCTGCCCGGCCCCCTGACCGCCCCATACCACCCGAATCAGGCGAAGTGTGCGAGCAGTTCGTACAGTTCACCGCGGCGCGCGTTGCCCCTCTCCTCGGCCTCCGCGGGCGAGCGCCCCATCTCCTCGACCGTCTCGATGGCGTCGACTGGGTCGTAGTCCCGGCCGTGGACGAGCCACGCGGCGAGGACGTGGCCCGTCCGACCGATGCCGGCGAGACAGTGGACCACCACTCGCTCGTCGTTCGCGACGGCGTCGTCGAGGAAGGGAAACAACTCTGTCTCTAGCGTCTTCGCATCGGCGAGGTGGTGGTCCGGGATCGGGACGTGCCGGACGTTCTCCGGACCGAACGCTCGCTCGTATCGCCCCTGGTCCGCGTCGGTGCTATCGAGTTGATCGCCCGAGAGGAGATAGCACACCCGGTCGATGCCCCGTTCGAGCATGAAGTCGGCCCACTCGTCGACGGCGTCGTCGTGGTCCACCGTCGAGTGCCAGCCGGGGCAACAGGCGCCATAGACGTGTTCCTCTTCGGGAGCCGCCGGTGCGAACCGGTGGACGTCGGTGGGGGACCCGTTTCGTGCGTCGGGCATTAGGGCGAAAGTCTCCCCCGACTGACTTGAAGGTAACACCGCAGTTCTCAAGCGTGACAACTGGGGCTGGACGGTGGGGGCAGCCGACCATGGCAGCCGACCGTGGCAGCCGACCGATTGTGTAACGTTTTATCACGACGCTACCCCCTACGTCGCTCTATGGTGACGTTCCTCTCCGGTGGCACGGGGACCCCCAAGCTACTCGCTGGCGCCGCCCCGGTCTTCCCGCCCGCCGA
This region includes:
- a CDS encoding amidohydrolase family protein yields the protein MEHSSMDSEGEVLELEGTILRGRSFEPIEGRVVVEDGEITAVEAADVDSDQIILPAFVNAHTHVGDSIAKEAGGGLSLEELVAPPDGLKHRLLREASHEELVAAMERSFAFMEQSGTGAFVEFREGGVDGVRAIEDALSGSNLAAVVLGRETVDAMEASDGFGASGANDAEFGRERKATAEAGKLFGIHAGEVDPSDINPALDLDPDFLVHMVYADDVHLDRVADSEIPVAVCPRSNLVTGVGMPPIAELAERTTVALGTDNVFLNSPSMFREMEFTAKVADVPAAEVLRMATVNGAEMAGLNCGLVEEGRDARLLVLDGDSHNLAGAREVVRAVVRRAGVSDVERVVTPDNA
- a CDS encoding universal stress protein — protein: MYDRILLPTDGSAGMTRVIDHAGELARIHDASVHALYVVDTASLTTMPMDASLDGIHGLMQEEGEAAVEEAQRRMPEGVDVDQTITEGAPAAQIVDCADEADCDVVVMGTHGRGGLNRLLLGSVAEHVVRRSSVPVVTVRVDAETEPKSAGEPSVQEVEH
- a CDS encoding biotin--[acetyl-CoA-carboxylase] ligase; its protein translation is MQETRRRVLEALADGPVTGPELADSLDVSRAAVWKHVEALREVGFTIASDDDGYVLDGVPEFGAEAVEFGLDAPFEVEYHDSIDSTNRRARELAQDDAGDVVVLADEQTGGKGRLDRAWSSPSGGIWLSLVLRPEVPAAHVPAFTLATAVAVTRAAREAGVDARIKWPNDVVVGDGVGPEGRPNGDGEAVDEELKLAGILTETQGEADRVSWVVVGVGINANVDVADLPAERGVTSLRQEVGDVDRRVFTQRVLEALDELRDDLPGAVEEWTEYASTLGKRVRVETPGGTVEGEAVDVEFPGALVIDTGDERVTVTAGDCEHLRPV
- a CDS encoding HD domain-containing protein, which translates into the protein MTTIKDSVHDHIELDGVAEALLDTAPVQRLRHVKQLGTVTLVYPSANHTRFEHSLGVYYLADQALSHLGIEGQQAERVRAAAILHDVGHSPYSHNIEELVYRETGLYHDDVDELLGTGDVARVLSEHGLNPDSVAGLVAGEGELGQLVSGELDVDRMDYLVRDAHHTGVPYGTIDHERLVRELRFVDGDLVLDEGNVQTAESLLLARALMNPTVYQHHVARIAKSMLRRATERLLAETRTDASELRRWDDSDLLVALRDCQATAELAGRLSRRTLYKRSVWAEMDAVPDPLLESDHERVRSLEREVADAANVDPEHVVLDVPDEPSMTESTSRVVVNGQVRPLAEQSTLVSALRAAQHDQWRLGVYAPPDVADRVGDAAIRVLGLELDGARVRDVRPGIHATLDEFN
- a CDS encoding protein-tyrosine phosphatase family protein produces the protein MPDARNGSPTDVHRFAPAAPEEEHVYGACCPGWHSTVDHDDAVDEWADFMLERGIDRVCYLLSGDQLDSTDADQGRYERAFGPENVRHVPIPDHHLADAKTLETELFPFLDDAVANDERVVVHCLAGIGRTGHVLAAWLVHGRDYDPVDAIETVEEMGRSPAEAEERGNARRGELYELLAHFA